The Epinephelus lanceolatus isolate andai-2023 chromosome 17, ASM4190304v1, whole genome shotgun sequence region gaacatgtttaatatttgtGATTTGAAATCAGTACAGCCAGGATGAACTTCCAAGCAGATGGGGGGACTCAAAAAACACTCCGTGCACCACAGGTAAATCTTACAAGATGATCATTAGAACCGTTAAGaaactgggggggggggttgtggCTCAAAATCAGCTCCTGTAGTGTAGAAAACACAATTCTGAATTTtcaatattccatttctgctaatagatccccctaaatcctgcacactggtcCTATAAAACATGGCAAGACAGCCCTCATTAATGTCTGTGTAGTATTTATGTATGTCAAGCAAGGAACAGCTCATAGTCCCAAGTCACAGTTTTACTCTGTTATGGCATGCAAACATGATTACTGAAATTCAAGCATGTCAGTAAATGACATGTGAGTGTCCTACCACTAAAAGTAGCCCAGTCTAGCTTAAATAATTGAACTCTCTATAAAGACAGTTCAGTTCAGATATACATTTTAATGATAACTGATATGCACACATTGCAGTATATGGCCATAAAGAAGGCATGGATCTCTGTGCTGTCCCGTCTGTACAGAGCTTGTgcttattttcatttcagtgggGCAGCTCATGGTGGACCAGCTTATAGTGGGAACCACAGGAAGGACAGCGTTGGCAATCTCCCTCATGAAGCCAGAACCACACAATAGCAGTGTTGTCTTCCTCGCCTGCAGAAAATTATATTATAGTTCACCTGGTTTGAAACGTACACATTCATACAGTACAGAGCACTGGACCTTCCCTTTAATGTACAACACTTACAAAGACAGCCAACAAGCCTCTTGGTTCCAATGCATGGCACAATGTGAGGGTCCTCTTTGGTGCCGGCATACGTCTTGGGCTTCAGAATACTGTAGGGATCCTGTAATTTGAAGTCAAAGAGAATCAGTACACTTGAGGTTTATGCACACTATACTTGTGTGTATTGTAGCCTACCTGTCCCTTTTTGAAGGCCTGCAGGGCGCGTCGCTCCAGTCCAGTGGCCTGTTCATCATCTGTTGGCACTCCTGAAAAACAGATATGGGCAGTGGCACCATTAGGGAAAGAACAGTTAGGATGATTGTAAGGGCGTGTGACTGACAGGGGCCCTAAAAAAATATTAGAAcattaagtcttttttttataatttaataataatctttTCATATAAGATCATAAACCTATCATCACTAACAGAATATTTTATTGGGAAGAAGCTAACTTATActaacattttcctttttttaaaaactgttattggcaaaaaaaacaaaacaaaaaaaattaacctCCAGAGACCCTCTGTATTACCCTCCGCCCCATATTTTCATAAAACGGTTCAGTCCTCGCGCAAATGGTACTCCGGGCAGAGTGAAGTGATGAGTGTCGGTGGAACTGAGCATAATGTCTCAGCCCCCAAAAGAAACATctgactagcaaaaaaaaaaaaaaaacaggagagagaaaagaaagggcGACAGTATCTCACCCAGTTCTTCATAAAGAAAGTTGGGTCACCATGAGAGGTGGAAATGAGGTTGTCTCCATAGTCAAACAGGCTACGTTTGCTCCCAGAACAGTTAGTATCTTCACAAAAAGTGTTTACATTCTTCTCCTTTACGCCACCCTTTGATCATTACAGGCAAACTTTGCGCAAGCTATCTATACTAAATCAGTTGTCCCTGTCTATGTCTGGTACCAGGCCAAAGTATGGCTGCAGCTTTATCCTGAGCAGCCCTGTGTCCCCATACCTTCCACTATCAATGAACCAGCGCTACTCCCACCTGAGGACGGAGGTGAGTAGCTTTCTGTCAAATGACAGATCAGTTAATAGTAAGAAAAATGTTGGTTATGATGTTCTTATCAGTGTTGGAAGTACTCCTCAgatttttacttaagtaaaagtagaagTACCACAGTCCtggatttaaaatgttttgcttttatcagcaaaatatacttaaaatatgaaaaataaaagatactAATGATGCATTTGGGCTTCTTTCAAAGTATCATAACCACAGAAATATTACATGATCATTACATGAGCTCCTTAAGTTATGATAAAATGTGATTCTGTTTGCGTAAGACtattttaatgttgtaatttGTCAATGTGGAGCCAACATACTTACATATTATAACACAGCATCAtatcaaatgtaaatgtaaaggaGTAAAATGTATAATATTGCAAAGGTAGAGTTATTTAAAGCTTTGAATAGGTTGAGTGGGTTCTGCAGGTGTGGGTACAGTATTTGTGCAGGATTGCATGGCCTGTGGTGGTGGGGCCCAATATCCCAGGTGGCACCCTTGGATATGGGAGATAATTTAATTGAAagacattaatcaaagtaatCCAGTCAGGTGATGTGTACATTACAGTCGGGCTGTCAGTGTACGTATAtcagttaaactgcacgtcAGCACTGGACGCCATCTCCACCAACCTGCTCCCTCCTGCACCCTATCAGAATATTGGCACCTTACCAAGAGACGCCTGCCAGAGGAGGAGGGACTATCAAAGGCCTTTCACGAGTTAAAATCCAAATGACCTTCAATTATATGATTCaaatgtttttgtcacattaaaGCGGAACATAGCCATCTCACAGCACATAAGGTGaccaaaaacagacatttatttgTGTCGAATAAACATTTAGTATCAAAATTCAATATAATGTATCCTCTATACAGGATATAGCACCAGTGGCAGCAAGCTAACGTCTCATTACAGACATCTTGTTTGATACAGGCTAACATGTAGCCACCATACTGCGCCATAAGCCAAATATATATCGTTGACAGCACCCTGCTAACTATCTCGACTCTTCCTGTGTACGTGACCGATGACAGTTGGGCTGTTCACGTTACCGTTGTCTGCGGGCCTGTCTCACGGAGCAAAGTCTTTCGTTTTGTTGGTAATAAACGGACTCGTACCTCTCACGGTGGCCATGGCACGGTGTAGAGGTCTGACCACCACATTGCTCCTCAGCTGCAGTGTTGTTGTTACACTAGCTCGGAGAAGAAGACGTCCCGCCATTCTGGTCTCACTTTCTAGTACCGATATGACCTGTGACAACTATATGCGGCGGCTGGACTGAAATGACCCCGGCAGCCCTCTGTGAGTGACAGGTGGTCCGGCCAATGAGAGTAGGAGCGTGGCTGGGTTAACCAATCACATTGAGCAGAGGAGGCACTAGGAACGAGTGGTTAATATACTATGTAATATAACAGACACAGGATGAGAATTATATAGTTAAAATTTAAATTGTCTCTTGACTTGATGATAATAGCAATAAAATATTATTAACAGTAATATGTCatgccattattattattgcaccTATAGCAAAAACTGTATCCTTGTTTTTTACTGTCACTACATTATGACAGTAACAGCAATAATGACACTCACATTATGCACAATTAAAAGCTAGTGggtaaaagtgtttttaaagatgACACTTGAAAATCTCAGTGGTAGGGAGACTCATATGGTGGGAGGAAGAGAATTACAGAGTTTTGGGGCAGCAGTAAGTAAGGTCATATCCCAGTAACATTTAGTCCTGGATCTCTGGACAGACTGAAGTCTTTGGTCAGACAATCTCAGGTCTCTCACAGTGTGATATGGGGAGAGGAGCTCTATGATGTAAGAGGGGGTGAGGCAAACATTAGAATCATAAAACTGATCTTGTAGCTAACAGGCAGCCATTGCAGGGAGGCCAGAATGGGGATAATGTGCCCCCTCTTTTTTGACCTTATTAAAACtcttgctgctgcattttggactAATTGAAGATGAGATAAGCAAGTAGGCTATGAGTAATACCAAAATATAAGAAGTTGTAACAATGGAGGCTGGGGGATATGAAGGCATGGATGACTTTGTCAGAAGTacaaagaagatgaagatgaagagaaatAATCCTGGCCATCTAGGATTTGATATCATGAAGATAGTTATTGAGGTCATTtagtttgttgatgttgtttcgCTCTAAGGGGAGGTAGATCTGTGTGTCATTCGCATGACAGTGAATATATAGGTTATATTTTTGAATAATGTGTCCTAGCTGAAGTAAATAAATGGAGAAGAGAACTGGaccaagtgattgtgaatctgTGATTTACATTTGCACAGACTGTGCATGTAAGTTGGTGTTTCATGCACCTGCTgattatgaacacacacacacacacacacacacacacacacacacagagacagagagatgcaagcagtggtggaagaaccacatgttttatttaagtaaaagtagcaatgtcaaaagaaaaaacatagcCAACTATGAATAGGCTGAATTTCTTCATTCAAAATCTTGCCTGAATAAAGTTGCAGAAGTAGCCCCTGTCAGTGTTACATACATTACTGTATGTAGAATTGTATGATGTAGATGGTTAAAGTAAAGACAATTTTAAATTTATGAATGACTGGATTTTCTAGAGTTCTTGAATACGTTTCAACCCTCATGGATGCCATCAGTTCTGAACTGAAGATGGTCATTGCTTCTCTCCTCCAGGTGGAGGCGCTGtaggacaaacaaacacaactggtttGTGAGGGTTCTCAtggcaacaataaaataaagcagcagtgatgaagcTGCtgtaacacataaacacactgttgctgagtgtgtgtgttgtcccaGCTGTTAGTTGAACAGTATACAGAGTGTAAAAAGACTGGGTCCCGCTGTGTTACTCAGGCTGCACTACAGCGTCTATTCACAGGCGCGATCCCACTACTGAGCGGCACGGGGGCTTTGACCTGCTCCGTGTCCGACCTGGGCCGGTGCACCCCTCCTTAGACGACCTGGTGATCCTGGGCTCCCCCAGGAGCACCATATCGATACCGAACTTAGTGCGGACACCCGATCGACATAGTCCGCTGCAGCTCAGAGCTCCTGAGCTCAAACGATCCGCCAGCCTCAACCTCCCGGTAGCTTGGATTACAGGCGCGCGCCACCGCACCCGGCGAGGACTGCCTTCATTCATAGAGGATTTGGGCTTTTGTAAACATGACGTCATCAGGGAGCACGCTCTGGCGGCATCTCGCGATGGAAAAAGGGCAGCCGCAGGGTTAAAGGTAGATCAGCATTTGATCTGTTTTCAGTCATTGATAACCTtacttaaataataataattaagaaaaaaaagtttatcatgtgtctttttttccaaaCTCAACTAATGGTGTTTCTGTATTGTAGTTCCTCAAATTGtcaacatatttttatacataGGCCTACATTCAAAAAAAGGGCATTTAAACATTATGTGCACTGCTTTAAAAAGTTACCAAGACAACTGTATACACCTATTATTCAGTTTTTTACAGCCTATTGAAAACATTGCATTTCCTCTGCAGGATCATATTTTCTTTTGTCCTGttgaatttattaattttttttcttttccttgctGCTCAAATCAAAACGCTTGCAAAATTTAAAGCAGTGACATAATTGTGCCCATGTAAGCGCAACCCTCTTATCTATAGGCAGagtatgagacaatgggcccctgggcacagatatgcaaaaggccctaCCACCTCTTCTACAAGAGCCAGAAACACAGACTTAGTGGGAGTTTAGCctctttattgttgttgttttgcatctctttgtagtcatatgCATCCTATTGtggttttgagtctctttgaagtcattttgtgtctctttattgttttgtccatttttgtaGTTAGGGTGTTTCTCATTGCAGTCCCTTCGCATCTTCCTGGTCAGTTGGTGTCTCTTCAAGGGACGTTTCGCAGGTGAAGGTCAGGGGGACCCTCGACACTTTAGGCCCTGGGGCCTGTGCCCAGTTGGCTGTTCAGTAATCCTTCCATACTATTATCGTACAAACAACATGTTATAGCTACAGAAATAGTGAAAGAATATGTTATCTAACCAGAGCCTAAGTGGTACAATTATGCAATATCATCACACAAACAGGAATTTCATTGTTTTCTGAAACATTGAAACTCATaactattaaataaaaattCTAAAACATTACTTCAACACACAAGTAACATAAGTgtcaacagaacatttactacaggaCTGTTGTATTATATTAAATCACATCAACCTttacatgtttctgttttttgccccctcagtgtatGCTATTCACAAGCTCCATTAGTGATCCAGAAAAACTTATCATGTTTAGTGTTGCTTCATATAGAAAAGTACAGGAACAGTCAAATACTATGGGAAATGTACTTGTTTAAATCTTACTCAGTCATATGAGAAGACTTGTGTCTGTGTTCAGTACAGACTTGATCTTGGATGTGTTTAGCATGGAGACTGGAAGCAGGAGGAAATATCAAATGGACCATGtaaagcagaaatgtacacGACAGAGGTTTGATAATAGGAATATTTTTTATTCTAGTAGTATTGTTCTGATAAAGACAAACGTTCATGCAAGAGTCTGGATAAAACATCacctaacaaaaacacagcacagacatCCCTCTGAATATGATACCGGATTTTGGATCATGTTGGCCAATTGATGTGATAACATCCAGATTAACTACAAAACATCATCTGACACTGAAAATACAGCA contains the following coding sequences:
- the cox5b2 gene encoding cytochrome c oxidase subunit 5B2; the protein is MAGRLLLRASVTTTLQLRSNVVVRPLHRAMATVRGVPTDDEQATGLERRALQAFKKGQDPYSILKPKTYAGTKEDPHIVPCIGTKRLVGCLCEEDNTAIVWFWLHEGDCQRCPSCGSHYKLVHHELPH